A single Phoenix dactylifera cultivar Barhee BC4 chromosome 1, palm_55x_up_171113_PBpolish2nd_filt_p, whole genome shotgun sequence DNA region contains:
- the LOC103701472 gene encoding glycosyltransferase BC10-like isoform X1, translating into MKIPQAWQLCIGDQYKMPAPRHRPTSRRPLWIIVLISLVCVLLIGAYIYPARHYPECYFFASSVCAPFKDWYPAMPARILTDDEMVSRVVIKDILSMPLVPSKNPKIAFMFLTPGSLPFERLWEKFFLGNEGRFSIYIHASREKPEHASPLFIGRDIRSEKVVWGTISMVDAEKRLLANALQDTDNQRFVLLSDSCVPLRDFDYVYNYLMGTNVSFIDCFQDPGPHGNGRYSKHMLPEVEERDFRKGAQWFSVKRQHALLILADSLYYMKFKRYCKPNMDGRNCYADEHYLPTLFHMVDPSGIANWSATHVDWSEGKWHPKAYRARDVTYELLKNITVCFSPRKMLPFSSQVQLNLRFTDFNLILLIWIQLQSIDASYHVTSDAKKVATWRPCLWNGAKRPCYLFARKFYPEALDNLIHLFSNYTAI; encoded by the exons ATGAAGATACCTCAGGCGTGGCAGCTATGCATTGGGGATCAATATAAAATGCCGGCCCCGCGCCACAGACCCACCTCAAGAAGGCCTCTCTGGATAATTGTTTTAATATCTCTTGTTTGCGTCTTATTGATAGGGGCCTATATCTATCCAGCTCGGCATTATCCAGAGTGCTATTTCTTTGCTTCTAGTGTTTGCGCTCCTTTTAAGGACTGGTATCCTGCTATGCCTGCTCGGATACTTACTGATGATGAGATGGTTTCTCGTGTTGTCATTAAAGACATCCTTTCAATGCCATTGGTTCCATCAAAGAATCCCAAAATTGCTTTCATGTTCTTGACACCAGGATCCTTGCCCTTTGAAAGGCTGTGGGAGAAATTCTTCCTG GGCAATGAGGGAAGATTCTCCATCTACATACATGCATCAAGGGAAAAGCCAGAACATGCGAGTCCCTTATTTATTGGTCGAGACATTCGAAGTGAAAAG GTGGTGTGGGGGACGATTTCTATGGTTGATGCAGAGAAGAGACTATTGGCAAATGCACTCCAGGACACTGATAATCAGCGTTTTGTATTGCTTTCTGACAG TTGTGTTCCACTACGTGATTTTGATTATGTGTATAATTATCTGATGGGAACAAACGTCAGCTTTATTGACTG CTTTCAGGATCCTGGCCCACATGGAAATGGAAGGTACTCTAAGCATATGTTGCCTGAGGTTGAAGAAAGGGACTTTAGAAAGGGTGCACAG TGGTTCTCAGTCAAGCGGCAACATGCTTTGTTAATTTTAGCAGACAGCCTTTACTACATGAAATTCAAGCGTTATTGCAAG CCAAATATGGATGGACGCAATTGCTATGCTGATGAGCATTACTTGCCAACCCTTTTCCAT ATGGTTGATCCTTCTGGAATTGCCAATTGGTCAGCAACACATGTAGATTGGTCTGAAGGAAAGTGGCACCCAAAAGCGTATCGAGCTCGAGATGTTACCTACGAActcctgaagaatataacagTGTGTTTTTCCCCCAGAAAAATGTTGCCCTTTTCATCACAGGTTCAACTTAATCTGAGGTTCacggattttaatttaattcttCTAATTTGGATTCAATTGCAGTCTATTGATGCGAGTTATCATGTTACAAGTGATGCAAAG AAAGTCGCAACATGGAGACCTTGTTTGTGGAATGGGGCGAAAAGACCATGTTATTTATTTGCCAGGAAATTTTATCCTGAAGCTCTGGATAATCTGATCCATTTATTCTCCAATTATACGGCCATATGA
- the LOC103701579 gene encoding zinc finger BED domain-containing protein RICESLEEPER 1-like, producing MEVEHARAYSAAKGRISELEAALGGQRHEAEVIRLKAERLERRMEEQVREAVQNFASPRNMLFLLMSHSKMGENEIIEDLRDEDDRNEVTAENDCDNSSRKKSWDGMKIIHEAIECIREIVRYVSASPSRMQAFNEIVQHMRLPARKGLTLDVLTRWNSTYEMLHDAFGYKDALIRYATEHSCVCPTNDEWKKNSIILKLLEAFLDATKVFSGCKYPTSNLYLKEVWENRALLMDESIDTDETVKQLTNEMLKKFNKYWSRCNNLLVIASILDSRSKLIFVEFCYQKAFELECKKKIDDIRACLFKLYNEYVDATRVQPSMSSSERTSNFGGQGDISSVSSKKKFGMDFAQFRSQSSSKRPKRSELDSYLDDDVLPDLENKEFDISA from the exons ATGGAGGTCGAGCATGCCCGAGCTTATTCGGCTGCTAAGGGCCGTATTTCTGAGCTTGAAGCTGCACTGGGCGGCCAGAGGCACGAAGCCGAGGTTATAAGGCTAAAAGCCGAGCGGCTTGAAAGGCGCATGGAGGAGCAAGTCCGGGAGGCCGTCCAGAACTTTGCCAGTCCGAGGAATAT GTTATTTTTACTAATGTCTCATTCTAAAATGGGTGAAAATGAGATTATTGAAGATTTAAGGGATGAGGATGATAGAAATGAAGTTACTGCTGAAAATGATTGTGACAATTCTTCTAGAAAAAAATCTTGG GAtggaatgaaaatcattcaTGAAGCTATTGAATGTATAAGAGAAATTGTTAGATATGTCTCTGCATCCCCATCTCGAATGCAAGCATTTAATGAAATTGTACAACATATGAGACTTCCTGCTAGAAAAGGACTCACTTTGGATGTTCTTACAAGGTGGAATTCTACTTATGAAATGTTGCATGATGCATTTGGTTATAAAGATGCTCTTATTAGATATGCAACTGAGCATTCATGTGTATGCCCCACCAATGATGAATGGAAAAAGAATTCTATAATTCTTAAATTGTTAGAAGCCTTTCTTGATGCCACTAAAGTATTTTCTGGTTGTAAGTATCCCACATCCAATTTATACctaaaagaagtttgggaaaatAGAGCTTTATTGATGGATGAAAGTATCGATACTGATGAAACAGTGAAGCAATTAACAAAtgagatgctaaagaagtttaacAAATATTGGTCTCGGTGCAATAATTTGTTGGTAATTGCTTCTATTTTGGATTCCAGATCAAAGTTGATATTTGTAGAGTTTTGTTATCAAAAGGCATTTGAGTTggagtgcaagaaaaagattgaTGATATTCGTGCTTGTCTTtttaaattgtataatgagtatGTAGATGCAACAAGGGTGCAGCCTTCTATGAGTTCAAGTGAGCGAACATCTAATTTTGGTGGACAAGGTGATATAAGTTCTGTTTCTTCCAAAAAGAAATTTGGTATGGATTTTGCTCAATTTAGAAGTCAGAGTTCTTCAAAACGCCCAAAGAGATCCGAGCTAGATAGTTATTTGGATGATGATGTGCTTCCTGATTTGGAGAATAAGGAGTTTGACATCTCAGCTTAG
- the LOC103701472 gene encoding glycosyltransferase BC10-like isoform X2, with amino-acid sequence MKIPQAWQLCIGDQYKMPAPRHRPTSRRPLWIIVLISLVCVLLIGAYIYPARHYPECYFFASSVCAPFKDWYPAMPARILTDDEMVSRVVIKDILSMPLVPSKNPKIAFMFLTPGSLPFERLWEKFFLGNEGRFSIYIHASREKPEHASPLFIGRDIRSEKVVWGTISMVDAEKRLLANALQDTDNQRFVLLSDSCVPLRDFDYVYNYLMGTNVSFIDCFQDPGPHGNGRYSKHMLPEVEERDFRKGAQWFSVKRQHALLILADSLYYMKFKRYCKPNMDGRNCYADEHYLPTLFHMVDPSGIANWSATHVDWSEGKWHPKAYRARDVTYELLKNITVCFSPRKMLPFSSQKVATWRPCLWNGAKRPCYLFARKFYPEALDNLIHLFSNYTAI; translated from the exons ATGAAGATACCTCAGGCGTGGCAGCTATGCATTGGGGATCAATATAAAATGCCGGCCCCGCGCCACAGACCCACCTCAAGAAGGCCTCTCTGGATAATTGTTTTAATATCTCTTGTTTGCGTCTTATTGATAGGGGCCTATATCTATCCAGCTCGGCATTATCCAGAGTGCTATTTCTTTGCTTCTAGTGTTTGCGCTCCTTTTAAGGACTGGTATCCTGCTATGCCTGCTCGGATACTTACTGATGATGAGATGGTTTCTCGTGTTGTCATTAAAGACATCCTTTCAATGCCATTGGTTCCATCAAAGAATCCCAAAATTGCTTTCATGTTCTTGACACCAGGATCCTTGCCCTTTGAAAGGCTGTGGGAGAAATTCTTCCTG GGCAATGAGGGAAGATTCTCCATCTACATACATGCATCAAGGGAAAAGCCAGAACATGCGAGTCCCTTATTTATTGGTCGAGACATTCGAAGTGAAAAG GTGGTGTGGGGGACGATTTCTATGGTTGATGCAGAGAAGAGACTATTGGCAAATGCACTCCAGGACACTGATAATCAGCGTTTTGTATTGCTTTCTGACAG TTGTGTTCCACTACGTGATTTTGATTATGTGTATAATTATCTGATGGGAACAAACGTCAGCTTTATTGACTG CTTTCAGGATCCTGGCCCACATGGAAATGGAAGGTACTCTAAGCATATGTTGCCTGAGGTTGAAGAAAGGGACTTTAGAAAGGGTGCACAG TGGTTCTCAGTCAAGCGGCAACATGCTTTGTTAATTTTAGCAGACAGCCTTTACTACATGAAATTCAAGCGTTATTGCAAG CCAAATATGGATGGACGCAATTGCTATGCTGATGAGCATTACTTGCCAACCCTTTTCCAT ATGGTTGATCCTTCTGGAATTGCCAATTGGTCAGCAACACATGTAGATTGGTCTGAAGGAAAGTGGCACCCAAAAGCGTATCGAGCTCGAGATGTTACCTACGAActcctgaagaatataacagTGTGTTTTTCCCCCAGAAAAATGTTGCCCTTTTCATCACAG AAAGTCGCAACATGGAGACCTTGTTTGTGGAATGGGGCGAAAAGACCATGTTATTTATTTGCCAGGAAATTTTATCCTGAAGCTCTGGATAATCTGATCCATTTATTCTCCAATTATACGGCCATATGA
- the LOC103701472 gene encoding glycosyltransferase BC10-like isoform X3 produces the protein MKIPQAWQLCIGDQYKMPAPRHRPTSRRPLWIIVLISLVCVLLIGAYIYPARHYPECYFFASSVCAPFKDWYPAMPARILTDDEMVSRVVIKDILSMPLVPSKNPKIAFMFLTPGSLPFERLWEKFFLGNEGRFSIYIHASREKPEHASPLFIGRDIRSEKVVWGTISMVDAEKRLLANALQDTDNQRFVLLSDSCVPLRDFDYVYNYLMGTNVSFIDCFQDPGPHGNGRYSKHMLPEVEERDFRKGAQWFSVKRQHALLILADSLYYMKFKRYCKPNMDGRNCYADEHYLPTLFHMVDPSGIANWSATHVDWSEGKWHPKAYRARDVTYELLKNITSIDASYHVTSDAKKVATWRPCLWNGAKRPCYLFARKFYPEALDNLIHLFSNYTAI, from the exons ATGAAGATACCTCAGGCGTGGCAGCTATGCATTGGGGATCAATATAAAATGCCGGCCCCGCGCCACAGACCCACCTCAAGAAGGCCTCTCTGGATAATTGTTTTAATATCTCTTGTTTGCGTCTTATTGATAGGGGCCTATATCTATCCAGCTCGGCATTATCCAGAGTGCTATTTCTTTGCTTCTAGTGTTTGCGCTCCTTTTAAGGACTGGTATCCTGCTATGCCTGCTCGGATACTTACTGATGATGAGATGGTTTCTCGTGTTGTCATTAAAGACATCCTTTCAATGCCATTGGTTCCATCAAAGAATCCCAAAATTGCTTTCATGTTCTTGACACCAGGATCCTTGCCCTTTGAAAGGCTGTGGGAGAAATTCTTCCTG GGCAATGAGGGAAGATTCTCCATCTACATACATGCATCAAGGGAAAAGCCAGAACATGCGAGTCCCTTATTTATTGGTCGAGACATTCGAAGTGAAAAG GTGGTGTGGGGGACGATTTCTATGGTTGATGCAGAGAAGAGACTATTGGCAAATGCACTCCAGGACACTGATAATCAGCGTTTTGTATTGCTTTCTGACAG TTGTGTTCCACTACGTGATTTTGATTATGTGTATAATTATCTGATGGGAACAAACGTCAGCTTTATTGACTG CTTTCAGGATCCTGGCCCACATGGAAATGGAAGGTACTCTAAGCATATGTTGCCTGAGGTTGAAGAAAGGGACTTTAGAAAGGGTGCACAG TGGTTCTCAGTCAAGCGGCAACATGCTTTGTTAATTTTAGCAGACAGCCTTTACTACATGAAATTCAAGCGTTATTGCAAG CCAAATATGGATGGACGCAATTGCTATGCTGATGAGCATTACTTGCCAACCCTTTTCCAT ATGGTTGATCCTTCTGGAATTGCCAATTGGTCAGCAACACATGTAGATTGGTCTGAAGGAAAGTGGCACCCAAAAGCGTATCGAGCTCGAGATGTTACCTACGAActcctgaagaatataaca TCTATTGATGCGAGTTATCATGTTACAAGTGATGCAAAG AAAGTCGCAACATGGAGACCTTGTTTGTGGAATGGGGCGAAAAGACCATGTTATTTATTTGCCAGGAAATTTTATCCTGAAGCTCTGGATAATCTGATCCATTTATTCTCCAATTATACGGCCATATGA
- the LOC103701472 gene encoding glycosyltransferase BC10-like isoform X4, translating into MPARILTDDEMVSRVVIKDILSMPLVPSKNPKIAFMFLTPGSLPFERLWEKFFLGNEGRFSIYIHASREKPEHASPLFIGRDIRSEKVVWGTISMVDAEKRLLANALQDTDNQRFVLLSDSCVPLRDFDYVYNYLMGTNVSFIDCFQDPGPHGNGRYSKHMLPEVEERDFRKGAQWFSVKRQHALLILADSLYYMKFKRYCKPNMDGRNCYADEHYLPTLFHMVDPSGIANWSATHVDWSEGKWHPKAYRARDVTYELLKNITVCFSPRKMLPFSSQVQLNLRFTDFNLILLIWIQLQSIDASYHVTSDAKKVATWRPCLWNGAKRPCYLFARKFYPEALDNLIHLFSNYTAI; encoded by the exons ATGCCTGCTCGGATACTTACTGATGATGAGATGGTTTCTCGTGTTGTCATTAAAGACATCCTTTCAATGCCATTGGTTCCATCAAAGAATCCCAAAATTGCTTTCATGTTCTTGACACCAGGATCCTTGCCCTTTGAAAGGCTGTGGGAGAAATTCTTCCTG GGCAATGAGGGAAGATTCTCCATCTACATACATGCATCAAGGGAAAAGCCAGAACATGCGAGTCCCTTATTTATTGGTCGAGACATTCGAAGTGAAAAG GTGGTGTGGGGGACGATTTCTATGGTTGATGCAGAGAAGAGACTATTGGCAAATGCACTCCAGGACACTGATAATCAGCGTTTTGTATTGCTTTCTGACAG TTGTGTTCCACTACGTGATTTTGATTATGTGTATAATTATCTGATGGGAACAAACGTCAGCTTTATTGACTG CTTTCAGGATCCTGGCCCACATGGAAATGGAAGGTACTCTAAGCATATGTTGCCTGAGGTTGAAGAAAGGGACTTTAGAAAGGGTGCACAG TGGTTCTCAGTCAAGCGGCAACATGCTTTGTTAATTTTAGCAGACAGCCTTTACTACATGAAATTCAAGCGTTATTGCAAG CCAAATATGGATGGACGCAATTGCTATGCTGATGAGCATTACTTGCCAACCCTTTTCCAT ATGGTTGATCCTTCTGGAATTGCCAATTGGTCAGCAACACATGTAGATTGGTCTGAAGGAAAGTGGCACCCAAAAGCGTATCGAGCTCGAGATGTTACCTACGAActcctgaagaatataacagTGTGTTTTTCCCCCAGAAAAATGTTGCCCTTTTCATCACAGGTTCAACTTAATCTGAGGTTCacggattttaatttaattcttCTAATTTGGATTCAATTGCAGTCTATTGATGCGAGTTATCATGTTACAAGTGATGCAAAG AAAGTCGCAACATGGAGACCTTGTTTGTGGAATGGGGCGAAAAGACCATGTTATTTATTTGCCAGGAAATTTTATCCTGAAGCTCTGGATAATCTGATCCATTTATTCTCCAATTATACGGCCATATGA